The DNA window TAATAACTCGAACTGTCTTCAATTATTACGTAATTATCTTCTTCATTATCACGATAACTTTTATTAAGTGAAGTTACAGATTCATATACATTATCTCCAACATGAAACAATCCATTAATTGTAATATTTTTATCTGATGTTGATATATAATTAATAACCATATATGTTGGATCAAAAAACACCCTTGTCTCTCCTTCGTCCCCGTTCCTAAATGTAGCAATTAGATCCCTAGAATATTCACCTGATTCACTGACGGTATAATCATATCCCATGATATTAATAACATTACTTAATGGTTCACCAATTCTAAAACCATTAATATCCCATTCTGATTCTTTATAGTATCCACTATATTCAACATTATCAATGTATCTGCTATCGATTAATCCAAATACATGCTCTTTATTATACTTGACTAGAACCCATTCCTTATTATTAGAATCGATAAAAATATCTATTATCTGCACTATCTCATTTTCTTGAATAATGTATTCACTACTAGGATTAGTAATAATAATTGATTGCATATTCACTTCTTTATTGATTATCCCTATGCCATATAACTCTTTATCTTCTTTTAAGGACATATTTGTACTAGTTACAGGTATAATCTCATTATCAATAATTTTATCATTATCTTCAATAGTGTTTGATTCTATAATTCTAACTAATTCCTCTTTTGTTTCAGTCACCTGCTCTAATTCCGATTTTAACTCTTTGACCTCAATTGAATTATGGATATATAAAACTAAAATTATTGTTAGTATGATTATAGAAAATATAGTTTTTTTTTTCATTATTCACCTCCCTTTATCTGAACTGTTAATTAGTCACAATTCGTATATGTAATCTAGTAAAGATGATAATACACAAAAGAATAAATATTATCTGAATCTAATGTTTTGTCATACACATCCCAAGTTGTATCATCACCTTTTCTTATGGAAATATGTGTATGTGAGGCAAAATCGTAAGGGTCAGAATTTGCCCCGTATCCACTTTCAGAACCAATAGGGTCATCATATGAGATAGGACCAGATGTGATACGATCGCCTACATGTTGTAAAGAAACTGTATATTTATATGAACCAGTACCACATACGTATACAATTCTACCATAATATGCTTTAGAAATTTTCAAAGTAGCATCTCCTGATATTGAAGGATCGTCACTAAAGGTTGCGTAAACGGTTGAACCCCTACCATAATCAAAATCAATAGCTTCATGAGGCCACTTTCTGCTATTTGAATAAGACCCCCACATGCTTTCTGAAGAATATGATTCAGTTGTATTATATAATTTTTGAAATAAAACATTAGCTCTAGCTCCATATGTAATATTATTGTCACCCCTATGCGTGTTTGTGTCTTCCAAGAACCAATCACATTTATATCCTGAAACATTACACCAATAATATTTTAAATACGTAACACCATCTCCACCTACTTTCATTGTATAAGTAGTTGAGTTGTCAGGAGGATCATTAATTGGTCCTCTTGAATTAAATTTGGATATAATAAGTGGTTCTTGTACTACTAAATTTTTTGCTGATTCCAAGTCACTTAAATAAATTTGCTCTAAAGCATCTTTTATTTCATCATTACTTCTATCTAATATAGCCTTATATGACCCATAGGTAGATTTTAATCTTTGAGCATCATCTACTTTTAACCCTTTTTGGGATAATTCAATTATTTCTTTATCCGTTGGCAAATATTTTTTCATTGATTGCTCTGTGTCATATTCATAATATTTTCCATAAGTCCAATTATCCAAATCACAAACATCTAATTCTGGATACAATTTTAATATTTCACTAATTGTATCTTTTCTCAATAATTGATTATTTTTAATATTTCCTTTCGTATTAATTTCTTCTTGTTTACTTCTTATATATGCTTCCATATTAATTTTAGGAACACTAATGTCCATGGATGATTCTTGTAATAAATAATCTTCCCCTTCAGTACCTAATTCATCTAAAATACTATTAGCTCTTTCAATCAATAATTTATCATCATTGTTGTAATCTTTTGCATTAATATTTATTACAGTATAACTACATATTAAAATAATAGATAACATCACACTAATGATAGTTTTTCTCATTTCTATTTCCTCCTTTTTTAATTATAATATTATTTAAATATTGTTTTTATATTAATACTGCAGCATCAATAGCAAATTATTTTATTCACCAAAACTTTTTCCACTTTTTCTATTTATTATACACCATTTTCTTCTAAAATTAAATATTTTTTCTAATTTATTGCTAAATTAATTTAATATTTTATAATATATAAATTTATAAATTAAATATATTTAAAACTTTATTTTGTAATATATATGATTTTTTAAATCATGTATATTTCTATCAATATGACTAATCGTATTATAATCTTATACTAACATATATTATATTTTTTAATTTGAAATTACAAAAAAAATTATACTTAAATGATTTTTGTAAAATATCCTATTCTATATATACTTAGTTAGCACAAAATATTTAAAATTATTATACTATTTATATGGACTTTAAATTGAATGGAATATCAAGTGATGTGCTAACACTCATACTTTCTATCAACTTATAATGATGCACTTTTTTAAAAATTTATATTTACAGGTTAGAATAAAATAAAATTCGCCTACAAAAATTAAGATGAAAACTTTTAAATCCGATACAGATAATTGTGTTTACAATAGTAGTGGAGATTCAATTGAAGAGTTAATTAGTAAAGCAGATGCATGCATTATAGGAACTGTTACAGATGAATATGATTTAAGCGATTTTTCAGTAATTCAAATAATTAATGTAGATCAGACTATTAAAGGTAATAATATTGATAGTCAAATTAACCTGTTAAGAATGAAAGGGCACCAATTAGAAGAAGATATAACATACACTCTTCTTATCGCAGAACGTGGATTATCAGAAACTGATGATATTTACTATGTTCTAGGAGGTTATGAAAGTCTTATTTTCAAAGAAGAAAATGGAACTCTCACTGCTATGAATAATAGAATAGATCAAGATTTAAAAGAGGTATTACAACAGAATAATATAAATACATTTAATCTTGATACTAAAGAAATATCAGATACAGAAAAACTTATTAATTATATACAAGGACTAAATTAATTTTAATAAGAATAAAGTATAGAAGACAGGTATATTAAGGGAATTTTTCCATCTTAGCAATTATAAGCTTGGGTGGTTTTTTATGTTTCCAGCATTTATTCTACCATTTTTTTCTATTACAAAACATATTTTATTTTCGTCAAGATTTATTGAAATTATATTGTAAAAGATATAGTATAAAAATCATTCAAAAATACTATATAACTTATCCTTTACAATACATATAATAAAATTCTTGGTATATATGAGCTAACTGGTCAAAATTCAATTTTTTATCTAAGCATTTTTCTAGCAATCTTATTAAGTTAATTGATTCAAAAACTCCATAATCTACATATTGGTCAATAATCCTAAGTAGATTTTCTCTAGCATACTTATCTTCATAGTTTATAGATATCAAATCTATATAGTCATCATAAGATACATATGTCATTATAGTATCGTTATAGTAAATCCAATCTTCAAATTTATAAATACTGTTATTATTATAAATAAGATCGTATATCCATTGCTGAAGTTCAATTAGTTCTAATTTCATAGTTGGTCTCCGTTAAATATAAATTTTTGTTGTATTATCATAGAATTAATGGTTTATCGTGATTTTTTTCTACTTCAATTAATCAAATTGCTTATGCAATTTTTCATAATCTATTTTATTCTCATTTTCACATATCCTAATAAGTTCATCCCTTACTTCCATTAAGGCAAAACCTAATAAATTTTGTCCCTTCCATAACACAGGATTATTTGCATTATCATGATCTGCTGATAGACCTATCCCCCATATCTTATCATATGGACTTGCTTCTACAAGAATCTTATCCTTTGTTTCCATTAAAAATTGTTTTAAATTTTCATCTTGTATAAACTTTGCTAGGTTACCATTTAATATAATACTTGGACTGTATTTTTCCCATTTGGTATTATCAAATCCCCTTACTTGTCTTCCAAGTTCTTTTATTTGCTTAGGACTTTTATCTTTTAATATCTTATCTAATATTTCGTGGTCATTAAATAATCTAGCCTTTTCTGCCATCATATATTGCTCCATACAACAATATGTATCTGTTTCAATCGCAAATGAACTTTTCCACCATTGGCTCATGCAACTTTTTATAATTCCATCTGTAGCGGGCTGATGCCCCCAAAAAAACATATATTTAAGCTTTTTACCTTTTCTAAAATCTTTCTGTATTCGCTCAAGATTATATTTTAATTTACAATCCTTATTCCATAAAAGTATGTTGTTTTCATAAACATCTTCATGTGTATCATTGTACTACCCAAGCCATCCCTTTGGTTCTGGAAACATACTTTCATAATTATTTTGTTCAATATCACTTAAGCTTGTATACCACTGATAAAAGTTATAAACATAATCTTCGCCATATCCCATACGCCATCCTATACTGTATCTGCTTATATGTGGATACATAAGCCATAGTGGTGGCATAGGGTTGTTTAAACTGTATGTTTGTTCCATTGTCTTGCACTCCTTTTCTCTACTAAAAGAGGACATATTGATTTCGCTTTGTCTATCTAATTATCGCTTTTACTCCATTGTATATCTGCATTGATTCTTCATCTAACTCAATCACAACAATTTTCCTATAAAATTTTAATAAATTAATTGATGTTTCTATCACTCGCACATCTATAGCCATATATTAGAAATGCCCCATCTTGTTCATGATAAAATATATTGAATTTATGTAATAACGCAATGAAATCTTTCGTTTCATCAATTATCTGATCCTCTACATATTTACCAATTTTCTTAATATATCTGGGTCTGACTTTTACCCATTCAATAGCGTAATATGGTCTCATTGTCTCTTCACTCCAGTCACCCCAATAACATACATCACTATTAAATCTACTATCTTGTGATTCTTCTAGAACATATTTCATCTCAAATGGCGGTGGAAATAATAATTCTCCAATACCTTTCCGTAATTCAGTCCATTTAGTATTATTCATATAAGAAATCATTTGCCTTCTATTAATTTCTTTTATTACTTTTTCCTTGTATTTACGGTTTTGGTCATTGATATACATTTTTTCTCCCATCACTAACACTAGTACCTTCTATAATGGATATAAGGTATTCGTATTTACTGAACTCCTTAAAATATCTATTATGCATTTCATTAATCTAACTGAAGATAATATTAATACTATATAACACAAGTAATCAATTGTATAATAGCACAAGGCAATATCCAATAAATATTATTATAATAGAACTGACTTGTTTACGCAATTCATCCTTCTGAATTTACTATTCACTAAAATTCCTCCAAATAATCACGTATAATTTATCATATGTATAAGTAATACTACTTTATCTTCATTTGAAATACTCAATGCTTTTATTATCTTGTATAAATTTTTTCACATCTTCTATATCATTAGTAACTTTACATTCAGGTAATGCATTTATTACTCTACTATAATAATCTTTTTTAACATTCATTCTACTGTCTAATATTGATATAACACCTGTATCTGTTTCACTTCTTATAAGTCTGCCAACACCTTGTTTTAACTTGATAATCATTTCAGGTAATATAACCTTATCTTTATATTCATGAAAATCCTTATAACATGTTTGTTCATATTCTGATAAAGGATCAGGTACAGCAAATGGAAGTTTAACTATTATAATCGACGATAAAATATCACCACTTATATCAATTCCTTCCCATGCTGCACCTGCTGCAAATATAACTCCATTTTTACTTATTTTAAATTTGTTTAAACAATTATTATATCCCTTTCCCATTTTGATCATTGAGTGCTTCTTCA is part of the Vallitalea longa genome and encodes:
- a CDS encoding NADAR family protein; amino-acid sequence: MFFWGHQPATDGIIKSCMSQWWKSSFAIETDTYCCMEQYMMAEKARLFNDHEILDKILKDKSPKQIKELGRQVRGFDNTKWEKYSPSIILNGNLAKFIQDENLKQFLMETKDKILVEASPYDKIWGIGLSADHDNANNPVLWKGQNLLGFALMEVRDELIRICENENKIDYEKLHKQFD
- a CDS encoding DUF6678 family protein, which encodes MGEKMYINDQNRKYKEKVIKEINRRQMISYMNNTKWTELRKGIGELLFPPPFEMKYVLEESQDSRFNSDVCYWGDWSEETMRPYYAIEWVKVRPRYIKKIGKYVEDQIIDETKDFIALLHKFNIFYHEQDGAFLIYGYRCASDRNIN